The sequence below is a genomic window from Gadus morhua chromosome 12, gadMor3.0, whole genome shotgun sequence.
GTTGGACAGGCACCCTGTTACGAAACGAAAATCTCCCATCCACTGCATAGTTGCTCATAGTTGATGTGAATCCACGTGACATTCTACCAATAAGAGCATGTATGCCAATGTACAAAATCCCTAAGATCATAAGGAAATAAAGTGACCCAGAGAGTGGACATCGTGGGCGCCTGATTCGAAGTGTTCTTTGCTCTTTGACAATTAAACCGACGCAAGTGCTGTCTCCGTTTCCAGAAAAGCAAAGAGGGACGACGAAACGTTAAGATTAGATTTGTGACACCCTGATTTGGTTTAAagaggaaaaagttagtctttGTCGTTAAAGTTTGCCTCCAATTGTTATCtttttctcctctctgtccGGCCGCCTGTCTCACAGGCGTCCGCAGAGGGAATATGGCgtccagcgggggggggggggggggggctagcggACCCCTGGGGGCCCCCCTAGGGCCCCATCTCCACCGGCCTCTCCTGAGACTCAGGACTGTGCGAGAGGAAGTCGGGGCCGCCCTCCTCCGCGGTTAAGGTGGGGTCTGACCGCCTCCGGCCCCTGGCCCCGTGGGGGCCCGAGCGGGCCAGGGGCCCGGCGGGGGCGCCCAGCACGCCCAGGTCCAGAGGGGCCTCCAGGGGGGCCGGCTCCCTCACCCGGGGCTTGCGGCCGCGGCGCGAGGGGACGCCGTTGCAGCCGTCCTTCTTGAGGTGGCGGTGCAGGTGGTCCGAGCGCACGAAGGTCTTGAAGCAGCTGGAGCACTGGTAGGGCCGGAGCCCGGTGTGCACGCGCATGTGGTTCTTCAGGTCGTAGTTGTGGGCGAAGGCGGCGCCGCACTGCGTGCACAGGTACGGCTTCTCCCCCGTGTGCTTCCTCATGTGCACCTTGAGCTTGTCCTGCCTGGGGAGGGGAAACGAGAGGAGATCAGAACGAGCGTATGCGACGAAACAAGACGCCCAGCACAGAGCGGAGGGTAAAAGGCTCAGGTATGGTTCCCACGTCAACGCAACACAATGACCAGACGCTTCAACGCAGGCGTCAAcgtgttttggttctgcgtcggtgttttagtgagcggaccaatcgaCGCCTCGAcccaaggttacaatttttgggaggcgcacgtcgggcccttgtggtggacgcaaggagggtcagAGAGGGCGAAACGGGTCCGTAAACCACCTTGCTTTGCGTCGACTTAGGAACCATAACTGAGACTTAAGCCAACACATATTTCAAAAGAGGAAGACATGTTTAAGCGCTGTTATCCCTGTTGGAGATTCCCGCTGCATACGAAACCCCCTTTCTGCCATATATTATTCCTTTTAATGTACATACGGGTCAACGGTATTTTGTCTTTAACGGTTTGTGTCAGCTATTAAAGCGTCTACTCCCAGTGCTGCCGTGCGGGCGCCGCTTGGTGAGCCGATGGGGCCGTAAACCTGAGGTTTTTATCTGAACCATTCCTCATAACTCCTGTCTGAACCCAAGCCCCTTGCTCACGATGGCGTTTATTTACAGCGTCGGGTCATTTTTCTTTCCTTCCACACCCAGCAGCCATGATAATTATCATGGAGGAGAAAAAAGTGGCTGATAAATACCCGGATTTAAAAAGTatacgtttattattattagtcatTTTCGAAAAATACATATCCAACTAAAAGATAAAAGAATAACTCATACTTTATCCATCGTGCAGAACCATGTGAGGATAACCTTATGTCAATCATAAGCTATCTTTGAAACAAAGGAAGTTTTATACTTAAGATTCAAATATATTGTTAGCAATATCCCGTCAAGGTTAACGTTAAGTGAATAACTGTTAAAACAACCCCAACTCTGATTCTATCAGTATCTTTTACAAAACAATTACATGCAGGAAACCAGACAACAACGCTGGCATGATTAATACACATAAACATCTCGCCTGCACTCATACCAAGGCTAACATAATACTGGATAACCCAACCGGGTTGGACGTCATTCTGTGACGTCTGGGTCTTTCTAAGGCTAGATTGTCCGCCCATCTCTTCTTTATCAGAATGCTTCTCTCGGGTCTCCTTCTGCCTTTCTTTAACCTCCCTCGTACCCTGCTAGCATCTTAGCTCTTCACTACCGTCTTAGCTCTTAGCTAGCTTAGCTCTTAGCTAGCTGTACTTCCCCACCAGCAGGGGCACAGGGTAGCTACACAGACTAGCGTAGGCAGCTAATGCATGCTTGTTGCTAGCAGAGCTTTGCGCTGGGCTTTAGGTAAACAAatacacgcacgtacacgcacacaaataggTTCCCTTCTGAGTTTGGATGGAGAACGTCCATGAATGGATGAAGGATAGACTCTTTGAAGCCCCTTTGTACGGTGGCAGGGCAACATGCGGCAGGCCCTACGGGTCAGGGCCCGGGGACAAAGTTCCACAGCGACAGGGGGGAATTATTTAACTGACAGGAGTGATTTattacagagcgagagacactcTTAACCCTGATCAAACAGGATTAAGATTACAATACCCCTCCTCCCATCGCTAACCTCATTTAACCGGAATGCAAATTTAGCTCAGTGTTCCCTGCTTGCCCTGCTAATGCAAAGGGTCCCAGTGTTCCTACCCTCCTGCATCTAGTTTCCAAAGCCAGCCCACTGATTAATTCATTAAGGGAATGGCTTCGAGGAAGCACTCACAAATACAGGGAAGCCATGTGCAGTCCAGACTCTATCGCTTTGTACCGGCTGCATTTCAGTTGGGctttgtgttcgtgtgtgtgtgtttgtgtgtgttggttttcgtgtgtgtgactgttcgtgtgtgtgtttctgtgtgtgttcctgtgtttgcgtgtgtgcgtgcgtgcgtgcagttATGTTATGGGCAGGTTTGCTGGGGGCAACGATCAACATAACCAGAGTTCACAAGTTCAGATGAGATAGGATAACAGAGCGTGCCAAGAATCCCCCTCTATATCAGAATCTAACACTTTACAGCGGCCCTAGGCTAGATAACACTGCCCTGGTACAACCTCTTTATAGGGTCCCTTGGTTTGAAATGTCAGGACTTTGCTGTGGACCCTTCACCGATAAAACAACTTTTATGACCGCATCAGCCTGCGGGCGAGCGCTGGAATGTGCAATGCACATTTTTAGAGAACATTATGCTGATGAAAAGTAATAATGCTGCTGAATAAACAGAACGTTATATAAGGAGGTGTTGAGTCCGAACAGGTGCGTCACACGGCACACAACACCACAGAGAAGTGCTGGTTAAAACACATCCCGGAAGAGAACAAACAGAATATTAAAAATAGAACAATAAAAAATTAAGAGTAAAAGTTAATTCACGACCGTCACAGATGTATGCCGTGAAGGAGCTCAGAAACAATCAACACTTTAAAGAAGTTGTTGAATTTCACCCACCAAAATCGGTTGAATGCTACGCGTGCTACCGCTAACTGCGATGCTAGCCCGCGACCCCTAGCCGAGCTCTAACGTAGCCGTGCACGAGTGTCAGTTGTGTGTCACTCCCacccctctaacacacacacttacgtatgatgtatgtcctggcacttaaaaatagtacttagcattgtgcagCATCTGATccaagctatctttgttgtatacggggaacgggttaacctagcgattgcaagtgctttgcacttggttctataaacatccttactgtaccgacagtgatatattgttgcttctccttctgacaaatggacttattgtaattcgctttggatgaaaacgtctgctaaatgccctaaatgtaaaaaatgtcTGAGAGAGTTTAGTTCAGTCGCTTTTTTCTTTGTCGATATTTCTCATCGTAATCATTTGTAGTCTGTGACATCTCGACCTGAAACCCGTCCTTCATATGACGGCGGAACGGAAACTAACAAATTGTGAGGGGGATTCTGCCATCGCACATCAAACACGCCTTATGGGACGTTTTTTGTTGTGACAGTGCGGCAATTATGGCGATTTTAAAACAGACTGTATGTGAGCTTAAGTGAGACTTACCTGGTGAAGCGCACTTTGCAGATGGCGCACtcgtagggcttctccccggtgtgcgTCCGGATGTGCCGGGGCAGTTTCCCCGCCCCCTGGATGACCTTGGAGCAAATGGGGCACTTCTGGAACGCCTTCGACCGCATCTTCCTCtccccgccgctgccgccgccgccgccgccgcccccaccggcccccccgccgccccctcctcccatggCGCCGCCCCTCTcgcccgggccccgccccctctcgcccgggccccgccccctctcggGGACCAGCCCGCCGAGGGACGCGGCCCAGTGCGGCGGCACCAGGCCGTGTGCCGCCGCGGCCGCGGCCGCCGTCACGGCGCCCCCGTCCTCGTGATGCGTGCTGTTAAAGTAATTCAAGTAAAACTCCATGTCGGGGTCCTCGCCACCgtcgccgccccccccctggtcctcgCCGGCGGCGGCGCGCTCCTTCTGCCGCTCCATGGAGTCCATCATGTGCTGCAGCAGCGCGCTGGCCGAGCCGCGGTCCCGCTCccgggccgccgccgccaccaccgccgccgccagctCCCCGTCCGCTTCGGGGCCCGGCCGGGGGGGGTAGAAGTGGCCGttcagggcggcggcggcggcggcggcggtggcggggaAGAAAGGCAGAGCCCCGTTCCCCTGGGGCCactcccccccgccgccctcgCTCTGCGCcgccttccccttcctccccctcctcctcctcgtcctcttcctcctcgtcgtcctcctcctcctcttcctcgtcctcctccatctcccgccCTGGCGCCTGGACCGCCAGGGCGGAGTAGTACTCCCCGGGCCCGCCGCCGTTGCTGTGGGGCGTGCCGTTGCCGTGGTTAAAGTGCGGTTGCGTGGCCTGGTCCCTGAGTTCCGGCGTGCTacagctgctgctccaggtgGCCCCCCCCCGCTGGAAGTACTCCAGGTACTCCTGCGCCCGCAGctcgggctccgccccctcctggccacgccccccggggccgcccccctcctcctcctcgctgtcgtCTCGTCGCTCGCTGCCCGCCTGCACGCACATCACCATGGAGACGAGAGGAGCACACACTCAGTGTTACACAGACGTTGTGGGGATGAATACAGATGATGGGATGAttggcacttattgtatgttgtacaccCTGCAACGTATTGTACGTTGTGCGTCCTTGGATTTAGAAATGGTACTTAGcatcatgtagcatcttatcctagctatctttgttgtacacagggaatgggttaacctagtgatggttagtgctcggcacttggttctatgaacgtccttactgtaccgacagagatatatggttgtttctccttcttctgacaaatgtactgattgtaagtcactctggataaaagcgtttgctgaatgccctgaatgtaagtGTACGTAATGCAATGACGCCCACAGTTTGAGAGAGAGTTCCGTTCAGTCGCTTTTTCAATA
It includes:
- the zbtb7a gene encoding zinc finger and BTB domain-containing protein 7A, producing the protein MRFTVAAVQALATRGRQTGVRTDSRAAAVLGGSAAGWWKMSSGAGGRGSSRLRGGGSGGGGGGGGGAAGGGGGGGGPVEAEEGPVGIPFPEHSADLLGGLNRQRRSGLLCDVLLVVRDREFPAHRSVLASVSSYFHKLFTSGAAAERQSVYALDFVGAEALGALLDFAYTATLTLSHGSVAGVLAAARLLEVGPVRDVCTHLLDTKVLSPPAGSERRDDSEEEEGGGPGGRGQEGAEPELRAQEYLEYFQRGGATWSSSCSTPELRDQATQPHFNHGNGTPHSNGGGPGEYYSALAVQAPGREMEEDEEEEEEDEGKAAQSEGGGGEWPQGNGALPFFPATAAAAAAALNGHFYPPRPGPEADGELAAAVVAAAARERDRGSASALLQHMMDSMERQKERAAAGEDQGGGGDGGEDPDMEFYLNYFNSTHHEDGGAVTAAAAAAAHGLVPPHWAASLGGLVPERGRGPGERGRGPGERGGAMGGGGGGGAGGGGGGGGGSGGERKMRSKAFQKCPICSKVIQGAGKLPRHIRTHTGEKPYECAICKVRFTRQDKLKVHMRKHTGEKPYLCTQCGAAFAHNYDLKNHMRVHTGLRPYQCSSCFKTFVRSDHLHRHLKKDGCNGVPSRRGRKPRVREPAPLEAPLDLGVLGAPAGPLARSGPHGARGRRRSDPTLTAEEGGPDFLSHSPESQERPVEMGP